One Leisingera sp. M658 genomic window carries:
- a CDS encoding thiamine/thiamine pyrophosphate ABC transporter permease ThiP, with product MAGRAQPVGSVPGISAALLVVALILGTLGAVALRAEAGTGFGASDWAALRFTLTQASLSALLSVGLAIPVARALARRRFLGRALLIALLGAPFILPVIVAILGLLAVFGRAGWLSSLFGLFGLEPVQIYGLHGVVLAHVFFNLPLATRLILQGWQEIPAERFRLAAQLDAGPLAMWRLLEGPMLRRVAPGSLAVVFAICLSSFAVALTLGGGPRATTIELAIYQAFRFDFDLGRAALLSGLQLLLTGTAALAALRVSAGEGFGAGLDRAVRRWDGQGALARGLDVFWIFLSAAFLLLPLAAIVLAGLPGLADLKSSVWQAAGNSILVAAISTVILLALALPMAAAVAAGRNSLTELSGILGLAASPLVIGTGLFILIYPVADPFALALPVTALVNAVMALPFAMRILVPRAREVLGRYGRLSLSLDMQGWAFVRRVFLPRMRAQTGFAAGLTAALSMGDLGVVTLFADPDFATLPLQIYRLMGAYRMEAAAGAALLLLMLSMGAFWILDRGGRWHAEA from the coding sequence ATGGCTGGACGCGCTCAGCCAGTAGGCTCCGTTCCCGGAATCAGCGCGGCACTGCTTGTCGTCGCGCTGATCTTGGGAACCTTGGGTGCTGTGGCACTCAGGGCCGAGGCCGGAACCGGATTTGGTGCCAGCGACTGGGCGGCGTTGCGGTTCACGCTGACACAGGCCAGCCTGTCGGCGCTGCTGAGCGTTGGTCTGGCGATACCCGTGGCCCGCGCATTGGCGCGGCGGCGGTTTCTAGGGCGGGCATTGCTGATTGCCCTGCTTGGCGCCCCCTTCATTCTGCCGGTGATCGTTGCCATTCTGGGCCTTTTGGCGGTGTTTGGCCGGGCTGGCTGGCTGAGCAGCTTGTTCGGCCTGTTCGGGCTGGAGCCGGTGCAAATTTACGGCCTGCACGGCGTGGTCCTGGCACATGTCTTCTTCAACCTGCCGCTGGCGACCCGGCTGATCCTGCAGGGCTGGCAGGAAATCCCGGCTGAACGCTTCCGCTTGGCCGCGCAGTTGGATGCCGGTCCGCTGGCGATGTGGCGGCTGCTTGAGGGGCCGATGCTCCGGCGGGTGGCACCGGGTTCTTTGGCTGTCGTCTTTGCCATCTGCCTTTCCAGTTTTGCGGTTGCGCTGACTCTGGGCGGCGGCCCCAGGGCGACCACGATCGAGCTGGCCATCTATCAGGCGTTCCGCTTTGATTTCGATCTGGGCCGGGCTGCGCTCCTGTCGGGGCTGCAGCTGCTGCTGACTGGCACCGCTGCACTGGCAGCGCTGCGGGTGTCGGCGGGTGAGGGCTTTGGCGCCGGTCTTGACCGCGCGGTGCGGCGCTGGGACGGGCAGGGGGCGCTGGCGCGCGGCTTGGATGTTTTCTGGATTTTCCTGTCTGCGGCGTTCCTGCTGCTGCCTTTGGCCGCAATCGTGCTGGCGGGATTGCCGGGGCTGGCAGATTTAAAAAGTAGTGTCTGGCAGGCCGCGGGGAACTCCATACTGGTGGCTGCAATCAGCACTGTGATCCTTCTTGCGCTGGCCTTGCCGATGGCGGCTGCGGTTGCAGCTGGCCGGAACAGCCTGACCGAACTGTCGGGCATTCTTGGGCTTGCGGCCTCTCCATTGGTGATTGGCACCGGGCTGTTCATACTGATCTACCCCGTCGCAGACCCATTTGCCCTGGCGCTGCCGGTGACGGCGCTGGTCAATGCGGTGATGGCGCTGCCATTTGCCATGCGTATCCTGGTGCCGCGGGCGCGGGAAGTGCTGGGTCGCTATGGCCGGTTGTCGCTGTCGCTGGATATGCAGGGCTGGGCCTTTGTGCGCCGGGTCTTTCTGCCCCGGATGCGGGCGCAGACAGGGTTTGCCGCGGGCTTGACTGCGGCACTGTCGATGGGGGATCTGGGTGTGGTAACGCTGTTTGCCGATCCGGATTTCGCAACGCTGCCCTTGCAGATTTACCGGCTGATGGGGGCATACCGGATGGAGGCCGCAGCGGGTGCTGCACTGCTCCTGCTGATGCTGTCGATGGGTGCGTTTTGGATTTTGGACCGCGGAGGGCGCTGGCATGCTGAGGCTTGA
- a CDS encoding helix-turn-helix domain-containing protein, whose amino-acid sequence MFSIGQLSKTTGVKVPTIRYYEEIGLLPQPGRNAGNQRRYGEDGMNALGFIKHARDLGFPLEDIKSLMGLDGNLGDDCAEADRIARSQLANVQDRIRKLEQLAAELERISHLCDGGNGGCCKVLTALGDHSQCSGDHS is encoded by the coding sequence ATGTTTTCCATCGGTCAGCTGTCCAAGACCACCGGCGTAAAGGTTCCCACCATCCGCTATTACGAGGAGATCGGCCTGCTGCCGCAGCCCGGTCGCAATGCCGGCAATCAGCGCCGCTACGGGGAGGACGGAATGAACGCGCTGGGTTTTATCAAACATGCTCGCGACCTCGGTTTCCCGCTGGAAGATATCAAGTCTTTGATGGGACTGGACGGGAATCTTGGAGATGACTGCGCCGAAGCCGACCGCATTGCCCGCAGTCAGCTGGCCAATGTTCAAGACCGGATCCGCAAGCTGGAGCAGCTGGCGGCGGAACTGGAGCGGATCAGCCATCTTTGCGACGGCGGCAATGGCGGCTGCTGCAAGGTGCTGACGGCTCTCGGTGACCACAGCCAATGCTCGGGCGATCACAGCTGA
- the thiB gene encoding thiamine ABC transporter substrate binding subunit encodes MKHLAFAAGLLGASAAFAETPELTVYTYDSFVSDWGPGPAVEKAFEEVCGCDLKLVGAGDGAALLARVKLEGARSDADVVLGLDTNLTAAAKETGLFAEHSVSADYALPVAWNDATFVPYDWGYFAFVHNADAAAPADFPSDFKALATSDMKIVIQDPRSSTPGLGLLLWVKAAYGDEAPEIWKGLSDNVVTVTKGWSEAYGMFLEGEADMVLSYTTSPAYHLIAEEDGSKAAAAFDEGHYMQVEVAGKLANTDQPELADQFLEFMVSDAFQSIIPTTNWMYPAVTPAAGLPEGFETLIAPGKSLLLSETEAAEVRDAALGEWLDALSQ; translated from the coding sequence TTGAAACATCTTGCATTTGCAGCGGGACTGCTTGGCGCCTCGGCAGCTTTTGCCGAAACGCCCGAACTCACCGTTTATACCTATGACAGCTTTGTTTCCGATTGGGGCCCGGGCCCGGCGGTGGAAAAGGCGTTTGAGGAGGTTTGCGGCTGCGACCTGAAACTGGTTGGCGCAGGCGATGGCGCGGCACTGCTGGCGCGGGTCAAGCTGGAGGGCGCACGCTCGGATGCCGATGTGGTTCTGGGCCTCGACACCAACCTGACCGCGGCGGCCAAGGAAACCGGCCTGTTTGCAGAGCATTCGGTCAGCGCCGACTATGCGCTGCCGGTTGCATGGAACGACGCGACCTTTGTGCCTTATGACTGGGGCTATTTTGCCTTTGTTCACAACGCCGATGCAGCGGCGCCGGCGGATTTCCCGTCGGATTTCAAGGCGCTGGCAACCAGCGACATGAAGATCGTGATCCAGGACCCGCGCTCCTCGACCCCCGGTCTGGGCCTGCTCCTGTGGGTGAAAGCCGCCTATGGCGATGAGGCTCCGGAAATCTGGAAGGGCCTCTCTGACAATGTTGTCACCGTGACCAAGGGCTGGTCCGAGGCCTATGGCATGTTCCTGGAAGGCGAGGCCGACATGGTGCTTTCCTACACCACCTCACCCGCCTACCACCTGATTGCTGAGGAAGACGGCTCCAAGGCGGCTGCCGCCTTTGACGAGGGTCATTACATGCAGGTGGAAGTTGCAGGCAAACTGGCAAACACCGATCAGCCTGAGCTGGCCGACCAGTTTCTGGAATTCATGGTATCCGACGCCTTTCAGTCGATCATTCCAACCACCAACTGGATGTACCCCGCAGTGACACCGGCTGCGGGTCTGCCGGAGGGTTTCGAGACGCTGATCGCGCCAGGCAAGTCCTTGCTGCTGAGCGAAACTGAAGCGGCAGAGGTGCGGGATGCAGCGCTTGGCGAATGGCTGGACGCGCTCAGCCAGTAG
- the aroC gene encoding chorismate synthase: MSMNSFGHLFRVTTWGESHGPALGATVDGCPPNVPLEPEMLQQWLDKRRPGQNKNTTQRNEPDAVKILSGVFDGMSTGTPIQLMIENTDQRSKDYGEISQTFRPGHADITYFQKYGNRDYRGGGRSSARETAARVAAGGVAREAIKALVPGLEIKGYMTQMGELEIDRSRFDWDAIEQNDFWIPDAGAVQEWEDYLQGLRKAHDSVGAVVEVVARNVPAGIGAPVYGKLDTDLAAAMMSINAVKGVEIGEGMNAARLKGSENADEIFMGENGPEYSSNHAGGILGGISTGQNVVVRFAVKPTSSILTPRQSIRKDGSAVEVITKGRHDPCVGIRAVPVAEAMMACVILDHLLLHRGQIGVNQGRIG; the protein is encoded by the coding sequence ATGTCGATGAACAGCTTTGGACACCTCTTCCGCGTCACCACCTGGGGCGAAAGCCACGGGCCCGCGCTTGGCGCCACCGTCGACGGCTGTCCGCCGAATGTGCCGCTGGAGCCGGAGATGCTGCAGCAGTGGCTCGACAAGCGCCGCCCCGGCCAGAACAAGAACACCACCCAGCGCAATGAGCCTGACGCCGTAAAGATCCTGTCCGGCGTGTTCGACGGCATGTCCACCGGCACCCCGATTCAGCTGATGATCGAAAACACCGACCAGCGGTCCAAGGATTACGGCGAGATTTCCCAGACCTTCCGTCCGGGCCATGCCGACATCACCTATTTCCAGAAATACGGCAACCGCGACTACCGCGGCGGCGGCCGTTCCTCGGCGCGGGAAACCGCGGCGCGTGTTGCTGCGGGCGGTGTTGCACGTGAAGCAATCAAGGCGCTGGTGCCGGGGCTGGAGATCAAGGGCTATATGACCCAAATGGGTGAGCTGGAGATCGACCGCAGCCGGTTCGACTGGGATGCGATCGAGCAGAATGATTTCTGGATCCCCGATGCCGGCGCGGTGCAGGAGTGGGAAGATTACCTGCAAGGTCTGCGCAAGGCGCATGACTCGGTGGGCGCCGTTGTCGAAGTTGTCGCGCGCAATGTCCCCGCAGGCATCGGCGCGCCGGTTTATGGCAAGCTGGACACCGATCTGGCGGCAGCAATGATGTCAATCAACGCTGTTAAAGGCGTAGAGATCGGCGAAGGCATGAACGCCGCCCGGCTGAAGGGCTCGGAAAACGCTGATGAGATTTTCATGGGCGAAAACGGGCCGGAGTATTCCTCAAACCACGCCGGCGGCATTCTGGGCGGGATTTCCACCGGTCAGAATGTGGTGGTGCGTTTTGCGGTGAAACCGACCTCCTCGATCCTTACTCCGCGCCAGTCGATCCGCAAGGACGGCTCTGCAGTGGAGGTCATCACCAAGGGCCGCCACGACCCTTGCGTCGGCATCCGCGCCGTACCCGTGGCCGAGGCGATGATGGCCTGCGTGATCCTGGACCACCTGCTGTTGCACCGTGGCCAGATTGGTGTGAACCAGGGCAGGATCGGCTGA
- a CDS encoding ATP-binding cassette domain-containing protein, with translation MLRLENCRIMNGGYVVEADLEIAPGACVAVIGPSGAGKSTLVEAVAGFLPVTRGRVSWNGSDLTGRPPGKRPVAMLFQDGNLFPHLTVAQNVGLGLHANLRLNQMEWQKIDAALIRVGLGGMGGRKPAALSGGQQSRVALARVLVQGRDILLLDEPFAALGPALKAEMLDLVAELARESGATVLMVSHDPNDARRIADQVVLVADGKAYPPQATADLLDNPPPALKAYLG, from the coding sequence ATGCTGAGGCTTGAGAATTGCCGGATCATGAACGGCGGCTATGTGGTGGAGGCGGATCTTGAGATTGCACCGGGTGCCTGCGTCGCGGTGATTGGTCCATCGGGTGCCGGTAAGTCCACGCTGGTGGAGGCAGTGGCCGGTTTCCTGCCAGTTACCCGTGGGCGCGTCTCTTGGAACGGCTCAGACCTGACCGGCAGGCCGCCGGGCAAGCGGCCGGTTGCCATGCTGTTTCAGGACGGCAACCTGTTTCCGCATCTGACCGTGGCGCAGAACGTCGGCTTGGGGCTGCATGCGAACCTGCGGCTCAATCAGATGGAGTGGCAAAAGATTGACGCAGCGCTGATCCGGGTTGGTCTTGGCGGCATGGGGGGGCGGAAACCTGCGGCTCTGTCCGGCGGGCAGCAAAGCCGGGTGGCCCTGGCGCGGGTACTGGTACAGGGCCGCGACATCCTGCTGCTGGATGAACCTTTTGCGGCACTTGGCCCGGCGCTGAAGGCTGAGATGCTGGATCTTGTGGCAGAGCTGGCGCGCGAAAGCGGTGCCACGGTGCTGATGGTCAGCCATGATCCGAACGACGCGCGCCGGATTGCGGACCAAGTGGTGCTTGTGGCGGATGGCAAGGCGTATCCGCCGCAAGCGACGGCGGACTTGCTGGACAATCCGCCGCCTGCTTTGAAGGCTTATCTGGGGTAA